In Gymnogyps californianus isolate 813 chromosome 1, ASM1813914v2, whole genome shotgun sequence, the following are encoded in one genomic region:
- the LOC127028302 gene encoding high affinity choline transporter 1-like: MALNIPGLVSLSVFFTLTLATGIWASWKSKKDQQNRNPTEMAIVGGRNINVFIGLFTATATWVGGAYINGTAEIVYLPSKGLLWLQAPVGFALSLVIGGFFFVNPMRSKNYVTVMDPLQETYGNMMGSLLFIPPLLGEVFWFAAILASLGATMRVILDIGGSLAIIVSACTVILYTLLGGLYSVAYTDVIQLVFITLSLWVCIPFALVNSATESIYYTATHQSYQDPWIGKIEKQYVGRWLDDFFYLVLGSIPWQTYFQRVLSAASPGQARLISYLSGLGCFSMAIPSVLIGAVAASTDWNQTSYGLPSPLERGESAMILPLVLHYLCPAYISIAGLGAIAAAAMSSADSALLSAGSMFAHNIYRKILRKKATETEVLWAMRTSMLVFGAGAAGLAFYSSSVYDLWFLSGELVYALLFPQLCCALFAPSTNTYGSAAGFLVGLVLRLLAGEPALSISPVICYSACSLVNGTYSQLFPFKTFTMLLTLGTIIAVSYLAAVLFQRNLLPRRWDVCNITGGTSTLIPLQQMEKQMGSPMVALEENRD; this comes from the exons atggCTCTAAATATACCAGGCCTAGTATCTTTGAGTGTGTTTTTTACGTTAACTTTAGCTACGGGAATTTGGGCttcttggaaaagcaaaaaggacCAGCAGAACAGAAACCCAACTGAAATGGCCATAGTTGGAGGCAGgaatataaatgttttcattggATTGTTTACTGCAACAG CCACCTGGGTTGGAGGAGCATATATCAATGGCACAGCTGAAATTGTCTACCTGCCTTCAAAAGGACTATTGTGGCTCCAGGCACCTGTGGGATTTGCCTTGTCCCTTGTTATTG GTGGTTTCTTCTTTGTAAATCCAATGAGATCCAAGAATTATGTGACAGTGATGGATCCCCTTCAAGAAACTTACGGGAACATGATGGGAAGCTTACTCTTCATTCCACCACTGCTAGGAGAGGTGTTTTGGTTTGCAGCTATCCTGGCATCCCTGG GAGCAACAATGAGGGTCATCTTGGATATTGGAGGCTCTTTGGCTATCATTGTCTCAGCATGTACTGTCATACTCTACACTCTACTGGGAGGCCTCTACTCTGTTGCATACACAGATGTCATCCAGCTGGTTTTCATTACTCTCAGTCTG TGGGTCTGTATCCCCTTTGCCCTGGTGAACTCTGCAACGGAAAGTATTTATTACACTGCAACTCATCAATCTTACCAAGACCCTTGGATtgggaaaatagaaaaacagtatGTTGGAAGGTGGCTGGATGACTTCTTCTACCTG GTGCTTGGGAGCATCCCATGGCAAACTTACTTCCAAAGAGTGCTCTCCGCTGCCTCACCAGGACAGGCAAGGCTCATCTCCTACCTCTCTGGACTTGGGTGCTTTTCAATGGCCATCCCCTCTGTGCTTATTGGTGCAGTTGCAGCATCAACAG aCTGGAACCAGACAAGCTATGGTCTTCCGAGTCCACTCGAGAGAGGGGAATCAGCGATGATACTGCCACTTGTTTTACACTATCTCTGCCCAGCATACATCTCCATTGCTGGTTTGGGAGCCATCGCTGCTGCCGCAATGTCTTCTGCAGATTCAGCTCTTCTCTCCGCCGGCTCCATGTTTGCTCACAATATCTACAGGAAAATCCTGAGGAAAAAG GCTACAGAGACGGAGGTCTTATGGGCCATGAGGACCTCCATGCTGGTGTTtggggccggggctgctggTCTGGCTTTTTACTCCAGCTCTGTCTATGACCTCTGGTTCCTCAGCGGAGAGCTGGTGTATGCCCTactcttcccccagctctgtTGCGCCCTCTTTGCTCCCAGCACCAATACCTACGGCTCGGCTGCTGGCTTCTTGGTTGGGCTCGTCCtgaggctgctggcaggggagcCTGCCCTGAGCATCTCCCCCGTCATCTGCTACTCAGCCTGCTCCCTGGTGAACGGGACCTACAGTCAGCTCTTCCCCTTTAAAACATTCACCATGCTTCTCACCTTGGGGACGATCATTGCTGTTTCGTACctggctgctgttttgtttcagagaaaccTCC
- the LOC127013676 gene encoding transmembrane 4 L6 family member 1-like, with amino-acid sequence MCTGKCSKCIGITLFPLAACAIVSNILLYFPNGRVLQLSEITDLVWFFHGILGAGILVILPAFMMLGAGGAGCCANRCGMLLSVVLAVLGFAGGAYCAVISSLGLIGGPLCDTGDGEYLYPFRNDTLEDNYLFNQTTWSICKEPENIILWNIVLFSILLAIGVIEAILCFIQVINGLTGFICGTCMKKRKTNISGM; translated from the exons ATGTGCACGGGGAAGTGTTCGAAGTGCATTGGGATCACCCTGTTCCCACTGGCGGCATGTGCCATAGTCTCCAACATCCTCCTGTACTTCCCCAATGGACGAGTTCTGCAGCTCAGCGAGATAACCGATCTGGTCTGGTTTTTCCATGGCATTCTGGGAGCTGGGATACTG GTTATTTTGCCGGCATTCATGATGCTGGGAGCAGGCGGAGCAGGATGTTGCGCTAACAGATGTGGG atgCTGCTGTCAGTGGTTCTGGCTGTGCTGGGATTTGCAGGAGGAGCATATTGTGCGGTCATCTCCTCACTGGGGCTGATTGGGGGCCCTCTGTGTGACACAGGTGATGGAGAATACCTCTACCCTTTCAGGAACGACACTCTGGA AGACAATTATTTGTTCAACCAGACAACATGGAGCATTTGCAAAGAACCTGAAAACATCATCCTTTGGAATATCGTCCTTTTCTCTATTCTCCTGGCCATTGGTGTGATTGAAgctattctttgttttattcaaGTCATCAATGGACTTACCGGCTTCATATGTGGCACAtgtatgaagaaaagaaag acaaatatttctggaaTGTGA